One Mycolicibacterium goodii genomic region harbors:
- a CDS encoding MFS transporter, whose product MSDVAAQSIQHVDYEDAPLTKFQIRVTIAGTGGQFSDGFILGIIGIVITASTNTLGLTPLWVGLLGAASLAGLFLGAVVTGPIADRFGRRHIFAWDMLAFAALSGLQFFIESPSQLLVLRLLIGVVLGADYVVSKSLVTEHAPRRFRGRLMSILAVAWAAGYVAAYLVGFLLTSLEGESWRYMLAASAVPALLILGFRLGVPESPLWLSRHGRTEEAAAVVSRHLGADVRPPSIEPNPARRNIAALFTPKYRKRTMVGALFYICQVIPFFALGTFSPQVMESLGVTSKLGAGAAYNIFLLAGAVLGLLVIDRISRRAFLIGTFFVGAALLAALVVFSDTSSAVKVALFALFALVLAAAVNLEFVYPPELFPTDLRASGVGIAVAASRIGSAASTFLLPVVVAQYNVNAALIGCVVVLAIGGFACWAWAPETRNESLNDVDGDH is encoded by the coding sequence ATGTCTGACGTTGCAGCGCAATCAATTCAGCACGTCGACTACGAGGATGCCCCACTCACCAAATTCCAGATCCGAGTGACGATCGCGGGCACCGGTGGACAGTTCAGCGATGGCTTCATCCTCGGAATCATCGGGATCGTGATCACCGCTTCAACCAATACTCTCGGTCTGACCCCACTGTGGGTCGGACTCCTGGGCGCCGCGTCCCTGGCCGGGCTGTTCCTCGGCGCCGTCGTCACCGGTCCGATCGCAGACCGCTTCGGCCGCCGACACATCTTCGCCTGGGACATGCTCGCCTTCGCCGCCTTGTCCGGACTCCAATTCTTCATCGAGTCGCCATCGCAACTGCTGGTGCTGCGCCTGCTGATCGGTGTGGTGCTCGGCGCCGACTACGTGGTCAGCAAATCCCTGGTCACCGAGCACGCACCCCGTAGGTTCCGGGGCAGACTGATGAGCATCCTCGCGGTCGCCTGGGCCGCCGGTTACGTCGCCGCCTACCTCGTCGGTTTCCTGCTGACCAGCCTCGAAGGCGAATCGTGGCGATACATGCTCGCCGCAAGCGCGGTGCCCGCCCTACTGATCCTCGGGTTCCGCCTCGGCGTCCCCGAGTCACCCCTGTGGCTCAGCCGGCACGGACGGACCGAGGAGGCCGCAGCCGTCGTCTCGCGCCATCTCGGTGCTGATGTCCGCCCGCCCTCGATCGAGCCGAACCCAGCACGACGCAACATCGCCGCCCTGTTCACGCCGAAATACCGCAAGCGCACCATGGTGGGAGCCCTGTTCTACATCTGCCAAGTCATCCCATTCTTCGCGCTCGGGACGTTCTCCCCTCAGGTGATGGAGTCTCTCGGTGTTACCAGCAAACTTGGCGCCGGCGCGGCCTACAACATCTTCCTGCTCGCAGGCGCTGTGCTCGGGCTGTTGGTGATCGACCGGATCTCGCGGCGCGCGTTCCTGATCGGAACATTCTTCGTGGGGGCCGCCCTGCTGGCCGCGCTCGTCGTATTCTCCGACACCAGCTCAGCGGTCAAGGTTGCCCTGTTCGCCCTGTTCGCTCTCGTCCTCGCGGCCGCGGTCAACCTCGAATTCGTCTACCCACCAGAGCTGTTCCCCACGGATCTACGTGCCTCGGGAGTGGGGATCGCCGTCGCAGCCAGTCGGATCGGATCAGCCGCCAGCACCTTTCTGCTGCCCGTCGTCGTCGCGCAGTACAACGTCAACGCCGCGCTCATCGGCTGTGTCGTCGTCTTGGCGATCGGCGGATTCGCCTGCTGGGCATGGGCGCCTGAGACCCGCAACGAGTCACTCAACGACGTCGACGGCGACCACTAG